A window of Mycolicibacterium madagascariense genomic DNA:
CCAAGGACTCCGCCGCGCCGTCGCCGTACATCTCGGCGGTGTCGATCACCGTCATCCCCAGGTCGATGCCGAGTCGGATCGAGGCGACCTCGTCGGACCACCGCCCCGTGCTCTCGCCGAAGTGCCACGTCCCCTGTCCGAGTGCCGCGATCTTCTCCCCGGCGCGCAACGCGACGGTTCGGGCTGGATTCACCATTCGACCGCCTCTCGCGTCCCACTCGACCACTAGATTCCCCGATCCACCGGACCGCCCCATTCTGCCGGTGCCATCGCTCACCGCACTTGGGCCCGATGGTGCACAACCGCGTCGCGCCGGTGGGCCTCGTGGGTCAGGTGCCGGCATCTCGTCACCATCGCGGCGAGATCCGTTTAGCTCACCCGGCCGGGGTAATCCGTAGGCATGCACTCAGTTCGCACCGGATCAGGCACACCGCTCCTGCTCGTCCACGGCATCTCGAACCTGCACAACTGGGACCTGGTCGTCCCCGCCCTGGCCCGCGAGCGCACGGTGATCGCCGTCGACCTCCCCGGCTTCGGCCAGAGCCCACCCCTGACCGGCGAGGTCTCCGTCGCCTCCCTCACCGACGCCGTGGAGCAGTTCATCGCGGAGCAGGATCTCGGGGACGTCGACGTGGTCGGCAGTTCGATGGGTGCCCGCATGGTGCTCGAAATGGCCCGCCGCGGTCACGGCGGTGACCTCGTCGCGCTCGATCCGGGAGGGTTCTGGTCCGACCGGCAGGTCAAGATCTTCGGCGCCACGGTGGGACCGTCGCTCGCCTTGGTCAAGCGCATTCAGCCGCTGCTGCCCGCCCTGACCAAGAGCGCCGTCGGGCGTACCGCGCTGCTGCTGCAGTTCTCCGCCAAGCCGTGGCGGCTCCCCGCGGATCTGGTGCTGGGGGAACTGCGCAACTTCGCCAGCTCGCCAAGCCTGGACGACGCGGTGCGCGCACTGGTGCACGGGCCCAAACAGCTTGGGGCACCGGCAGGGTCGTTGAAGGGCCGGGTGACGATCGGCTGGGGACGCAACGATCGCGTGACGCTGCCGAGCGAGGCCGACGCCGCGATGCGGGCCTTTCCCGACGCGGCCCTGCACTGGTTCGCCGACTGTGGGCACTTCCCCCACTGGGATCAACCGGAGGAGACGGTGCGGCTCATCCTCGGCGC
This region includes:
- a CDS encoding alpha/beta fold hydrolase, whose protein sequence is MHSVRTGSGTPLLLVHGISNLHNWDLVVPALARERTVIAVDLPGFGQSPPLTGEVSVASLTDAVEQFIAEQDLGDVDVVGSSMGARMVLEMARRGHGGDLVALDPGGFWSDRQVKIFGATVGPSLALVKRIQPLLPALTKSAVGRTALLLQFSAKPWRLPADLVLGELRNFASSPSLDDAVRALVHGPKQLGAPAGSLKGRVTIGWGRNDRVTLPSEADAAMRAFPDAALHWFADCGHFPHWDQPEETVRLILGATG